In one Candidatus Eisenbacteria bacterium genomic region, the following are encoded:
- the hypD gene encoding hydrogenase formation protein HypD, translated as MRFVDEFRNEADVQALAQAIGGVVTRPWTLMEICGGQTHTLIKYGLDRLFPEQVTLVHGPGCPVCVTPLELIDRAIAIARRSEVIFTSFGDMLRVPGSSTDLLSVKAQGADVRMLYSPLDALKLARANPDRPVVFFAVGFETTAPANAMAVWQAEKEGLENFSILCSHVLVPPAMEAVLGSPHNRVQGFLAAGHVCAVMGYHEYLPIAEKYRVPVVVTGFEPVDLMQGAHMLLQALEEGRHGVENQYARVVSREGNVPAQRLLREVFEPCDRPWRGIGVIPQSGYALRPKYARFDAGKRFDVDGITATEPAECIAGQILQGLKKPHECTAFGGRCTPEHPLGAPMVSSEGACAAYYHYARVR; from the coding sequence ATGCGATTCGTGGATGAGTTCCGCAACGAGGCCGACGTGCAGGCCCTGGCGCAGGCTATCGGCGGCGTGGTGACCCGTCCGTGGACGCTCATGGAGATCTGCGGCGGGCAGACCCACACCCTCATCAAGTACGGCCTCGACCGGCTCTTCCCCGAGCAGGTCACCCTCGTGCACGGCCCGGGCTGCCCGGTGTGCGTCACGCCGCTGGAACTCATTGATCGCGCCATCGCCATCGCCCGCCGCTCCGAGGTGATCTTCACCTCCTTCGGCGACATGCTGCGCGTGCCTGGCAGCAGCACCGATCTCCTCAGTGTGAAGGCCCAGGGCGCCGACGTGCGCATGCTGTATTCGCCGCTGGACGCGCTGAAGCTGGCGCGCGCCAACCCGGACCGCCCGGTGGTGTTCTTCGCGGTCGGCTTCGAGACCACGGCACCCGCCAACGCCATGGCCGTGTGGCAGGCGGAGAAGGAGGGCCTCGAGAACTTCTCCATCCTGTGCTCGCACGTGCTGGTGCCGCCCGCCATGGAGGCCGTATTGGGCTCGCCGCACAACCGCGTGCAGGGCTTCCTGGCCGCGGGCCACGTGTGCGCGGTGATGGGCTATCACGAGTACCTGCCCATCGCCGAGAAGTACCGCGTGCCGGTGGTGGTGACCGGATTCGAGCCGGTGGACCTGATGCAGGGCGCGCACATGCTGTTGCAGGCGCTGGAGGAGGGCCGCCACGGGGTGGAGAACCAGTACGCCCGCGTGGTGTCGCGCGAAGGGAACGTGCCCGCCCAGCGGCTCCTTCGCGAGGTGTTCGAGCCCTGCGACCGCCCGTGGCGCGGGATCGGCGTGATCCCGCAAAGTGGCTACGCGCTGCGCCCGAAGTACGCCCGCTTCGACGCCGGCAAGCGCTTCGACGTGGACGGCATCACCGCCACCGAGCCCGCCGAATGCATCGCGGGCCAGATCCTGCAAGGGCTGAAGAAGCCCCACGAGTGCACCGCGTTTGGCGGCCGTTGCACGCCGGAGCACCCGCTGGGTGCGCCCATGGTCTCCTCCGAGGGAGCGTGCGCGGCGTACTACCACTACGCGAGGGTGCGCTAG
- the hypE gene encoding hydrogenase expression/formation protein HypE has product MSGKTVVLEGPSCPIPIQEYPHILMGHGGGGRLTQMLIEKMFLEAFRNPALEQLHDGAVLDVGGARLAISTDTFVVSPLFFPGGDIGSLSVHGTVNDLAMCGAQPLALTAAFVLEEGLPMDGLWRITRSLQAAAEQAGVRVVTGDTKVVDRGKGDKIFINTTGLGLVAPGVAVSPRNARPGDVVLLSGAIAMHGIAIMSVREGLEFGTTIESDSAALHGLVADVLAAAGPGAVRVLRDPTRGGVASALNEIAAACGAGICLQETAIPVHEQVRGACEILGLDPLYVANEGKCIAIVAPEAAEEALAAMRAHPLGREAAIVGVVTEEHPGQLLLRSRVGGLRVVDMMSGEQLPRIC; this is encoded by the coding sequence ATGAGCGGCAAGACTGTCGTCCTCGAAGGGCCCAGCTGCCCCATTCCCATCCAGGAATATCCGCACATCCTGATGGGCCACGGCGGCGGTGGCCGCCTCACGCAGATGCTCATCGAGAAGATGTTCCTCGAGGCCTTCCGCAATCCCGCGCTGGAGCAGCTGCACGACGGCGCGGTGCTGGACGTGGGCGGCGCGCGCCTCGCGATCTCCACCGATACGTTCGTGGTCAGCCCGCTGTTCTTCCCCGGCGGCGACATCGGCTCGCTCTCCGTGCACGGCACCGTGAATGACCTCGCCATGTGCGGGGCCCAGCCGCTGGCGCTCACCGCGGCCTTCGTGCTGGAGGAGGGCCTGCCCATGGACGGGCTGTGGCGCATCACGCGCTCGCTGCAGGCCGCCGCGGAGCAGGCCGGCGTGCGGGTGGTGACCGGCGACACCAAGGTGGTGGACCGCGGCAAGGGCGACAAGATCTTCATCAACACCACCGGGCTGGGGCTGGTGGCGCCGGGGGTGGCGGTGTCGCCCCGCAACGCCCGACCCGGTGACGTGGTGCTGCTGAGCGGGGCGATCGCCATGCACGGCATCGCCATCATGAGCGTGCGCGAGGGGCTGGAGTTCGGGACCACCATCGAGAGCGATTCGGCGGCGCTGCACGGGCTGGTGGCGGACGTGCTCGCGGCGGCGGGACCCGGTGCCGTGCGCGTCCTGCGCGATCCCACGCGCGGCGGCGTGGCCAGCGCGCTCAACGAGATTGCCGCGGCGTGCGGCGCCGGGATCTGCCTTCAGGAGACCGCCATCCCGGTGCACGAGCAGGTGCGCGGCGCCTGCGAGATCCTGGGCCTGGACCCGCTCTACGTGGCCAACGAGGGCAAGTGTATCGCCATCGTGGCCCCGGAGGCCGCGGAGGAGGCGCTGGCCGCGATGCGTGCGCACCCGCTGGGGCGCGAGGCGGCCATCGTGGGCGTGGTCACGGAGGAACACCCGGGGCAGTTGCTGCTGCGCAGCCGCGTGGGCGGGCTTCGCGTGGTGGACATGATGAGCGGGGAGCAGTTGCCGAGGATTTGCTAG
- a CDS encoding histidine phosphatase family protein, with amino-acid sequence MRPHPNLRLALASMIVCTSLWLAPAFPRAAESGPAPITPAGHGTRVLYLIRHGIYDETDPRSERIGKALTPLGREQARIVGLRLAGLPSGVSHVHASTLTRARETAEIVVQALPGRGVEPDSDLCECTPATPRQDVMRDLAPGEADSCRSQLERVVVRYFRPTSGPDSSEALVCHGNVIRYLVCRALGADPIRWLSMMIGHCSVTTIHVRPDGTCRLAGFSDVGHLPVEMQTYAGARMAPVDSLKRK; translated from the coding sequence ATGCGTCCACATCCGAACCTGCGCCTGGCGCTCGCCTCCATGATTGTCTGCACGTCCCTCTGGCTGGCGCCGGCGTTCCCCCGAGCCGCCGAGAGCGGCCCGGCGCCGATCACGCCGGCGGGCCACGGCACCCGGGTCCTCTACCTCATTCGCCATGGCATCTACGATGAAACGGACCCGCGCAGCGAGCGCATCGGAAAGGCGCTCACCCCGCTGGGGCGCGAACAGGCCCGGATTGTTGGCCTCCGCCTCGCGGGACTGCCCTCGGGCGTGAGCCACGTGCACGCCAGCACCCTCACGCGGGCGCGGGAGACCGCGGAGATCGTGGTCCAGGCGCTCCCCGGCCGCGGTGTGGAGCCGGACTCCGACCTGTGCGAGTGCACCCCGGCCACACCCCGGCAGGACGTGATGCGAGACCTCGCCCCCGGCGAGGCGGACTCCTGTCGCTCCCAGCTCGAGCGCGTGGTGGTCCGCTACTTCCGCCCCACGTCGGGCCCGGACAGCTCCGAAGCGCTGGTGTGTCACGGAAACGTGATCCGCTACCTGGTGTGCCGCGCGCTGGGCGCGGATCCCATTCGGTGGCTGTCCATGATGATCGGGCACTGCAGCGTCACCACGATCCACGTGCGTCCCGACGGCACCTGCCGGCTGGCGGGCTTCAGCGACGTGGGGCATCTGCCGGTGGAGATGCAGACCTACGCGGGGGCTCGGATGGCGCCAGTGGATTCTCTGAAGCGGAAGTAG
- a CDS encoding sulfite exporter TauE/SafE family protein, producing MSLDLMLAACGIAITHTVLGPDHYLPFIMLARARRWSRARTVLITILCGIGHVGSSIVLGLVGVLAGATLGWVQKLEGARGDWAAWALVWFGLAYMLWGLRTAFRARRGIDPHAHGADVHMHHGGHHHHHHEIPVEPGKSSTFWALFVVFVLGPCEPLIPLFVLPASRGRWELAGTTGLVFGLITVVAMVGLVLAGQAGMERLRLGRMERWAHAMAGGVVAMSGLAVIYLGL from the coding sequence ATCTCCCTGGACCTGATGCTGGCGGCGTGCGGCATCGCCATCACGCACACCGTGCTGGGCCCCGACCACTATTTGCCGTTCATCATGCTGGCGCGCGCGCGCCGCTGGAGCCGGGCGCGCACGGTGCTGATCACCATCCTGTGCGGCATCGGCCACGTGGGCTCCTCCATCGTGCTGGGCCTGGTCGGCGTGCTCGCCGGCGCCACTCTGGGATGGGTGCAGAAACTGGAGGGCGCCCGCGGCGACTGGGCCGCGTGGGCGCTGGTGTGGTTCGGGCTGGCGTACATGCTGTGGGGCCTGCGGACCGCGTTCCGCGCGCGCCGGGGGATCGACCCGCACGCGCACGGCGCGGACGTGCACATGCACCACGGCGGGCATCATCATCACCACCACGAGATTCCCGTGGAGCCGGGAAAGAGTTCCACGTTCTGGGCGCTGTTCGTGGTGTTCGTGCTGGGTCCGTGCGAGCCGCTGATCCCACTGTTCGTGCTGCCCGCCAGCCGCGGTCGCTGGGAGCTGGCCGGGACCACGGGCCTGGTCTTCGGGCTCATCACGGTGGTGGCCATGGTGGGGCTGGTGCTCGCGGGACAGGCGGGCATGGAGCGGCTGCGGCTGGGACGGATGGAGCGGTGGGCGCATGCGATGGCCGGCGGGGTGGTGGCGATGTCGGGGCTGGCTGTGATCTACCTGGGGTTGTAG
- the hypB gene encoding hydrogenase nickel incorporation protein HypB: protein MNVQQRVLAANDEAAAELRRGFRADRMLVVNLISSPGSGKTSLLEATVRALTGRVRMAALDGDIATERDADRLRAAGIPAHQILTGGACHLDARQVRTALEQAGMGKPDILFIENVGNLICPTSYDLGEDFKVAVLSVTEGEDKPFKYPAIFSRSEVTVITKSDLLPHVPFKLDEARAQVAALNPTGRLFVTSATSGEGIREWCDLLMERLEGKRRA, encoded by the coding sequence GTGAACGTGCAGCAGCGCGTCCTGGCCGCCAACGACGAGGCCGCGGCGGAGCTGCGACGCGGCTTCCGCGCCGACCGCATGCTGGTGGTGAACCTGATCTCCTCGCCCGGATCCGGTAAGACTTCGCTGCTCGAGGCCACCGTGCGCGCGCTCACCGGGCGCGTGCGCATGGCGGCGCTGGACGGCGACATCGCCACCGAGCGCGACGCCGACCGGCTGCGAGCCGCGGGCATCCCCGCGCACCAGATCCTCACCGGCGGCGCCTGCCACCTGGACGCGCGCCAGGTGCGCACCGCGCTGGAACAGGCGGGCATGGGCAAGCCGGACATCCTGTTCATCGAGAATGTGGGCAACCTGATCTGCCCCACTTCCTACGACCTGGGCGAGGACTTCAAGGTGGCGGTGCTCTCGGTCACCGAGGGCGAGGACAAGCCGTTCAAGTACCCGGCCATCTTCTCGCGCTCGGAAGTGACCGTGATCACCAAGTCCGACCTGCTGCCGCACGTGCCGTTCAAGCTGGACGAGGCGCGCGCGCAGGTGGCCGCGCTGAACCCGACCGGCAGGCTGTTCGTGACCTCGGCGACCTCCGGCGAAGGCATCCGGGAGTGGTGTGACCTGTTGATGGAGCGGCTGGAGGGCAAGCGCAGGGCATGA
- a CDS encoding hydrogenase maturation nickel metallochaperone HypA, which produces MHELGVATEIHRACRRTMESHGPGRIEEVRVAVGELSAVEPELLQFAWQAVTAGTPDEGSRLEVEWRPARQTCLKCGEVAERGAGSWLRLCPRCESPLRVEGGDELDILHLSFTPDDVQEPAP; this is translated from the coding sequence CTGCACGAACTGGGCGTCGCCACCGAGATCCACCGCGCCTGCCGCCGGACCATGGAATCGCACGGGCCGGGGCGCATCGAGGAGGTGCGCGTAGCGGTGGGCGAGCTGTCGGCCGTGGAGCCGGAACTGCTACAATTCGCGTGGCAGGCGGTCACCGCCGGCACGCCGGACGAGGGCTCGAGGCTCGAGGTCGAGTGGCGCCCCGCGCGGCAAACCTGCCTCAAGTGCGGCGAAGTGGCCGAGCGCGGCGCGGGCTCGTGGCTGCGCCTGTGTCCCCGCTGCGAGAGCCCGCTGCGCGTGGAAGGCGGCGACGAACTGGACATTCTCCATCTGAGCTTCACTCCCGACGACGTGCAGGAGCCGGCCCCGTGA
- a CDS encoding hydrogenase maturation protease encodes MDCACWRGTQGLALLGRIEGRRALLILDAVAAGGAPGDVHVLNGVEAVRMAARTAPTAHEGGAGQLLAYAELLGDLPGRVTVVGVEPENIHTGLGLSATVEAALPEALERAREALEALAAS; translated from the coding sequence TTGGACTGCGCCTGCTGGAGAGGCACGCAGGGCCTGGCCCTCCTCGGCAGAATCGAGGGGCGCCGGGCCCTGCTCATTCTGGACGCCGTGGCCGCCGGCGGCGCGCCCGGCGACGTGCACGTGCTGAACGGCGTGGAGGCGGTGCGCATGGCCGCCCGAACCGCCCCCACCGCGCACGAGGGCGGCGCGGGCCAGCTGCTGGCCTACGCCGAGCTCCTGGGAGACCTCCCGGGGCGCGTGACCGTGGTGGGCGTGGAGCCGGAGAACATTCACACCGGCCTCGGACTTTCGGCTACCGTGGAGGCGGCGCTGCCCGAGGCACTGGAGCGCGCCCGCGAAGCCCTGGAGGCCCTCGCCGCAAGCTAG
- the cybH gene encoding Ni/Fe-hydrogenase, b-type cytochrome subunit: MSTIGRIHAGDVAANPSQYFRRRYVWEWPIRIFHWVNALSIAVLFSTGLYIASPFLAPAGEAWQHFVMGTVRKVHFLFAFIFAVNFLWRIVWFWMGNNYARSGFPFVWSRRWWNDLFRQVRDYLRLERGHVHIGHNALGGVVYTVFVILCGWVQIFLGFALFSEHNPEGFYGRLFGWVIPMLGGSFQVHMWHHLTAWMFLFFTIIHIYIVFYDGLQFKNGLVTSIVSGEKFYREGDIDHERWLS; encoded by the coding sequence ATGAGCACCATCGGCCGCATCCACGCCGGGGACGTGGCGGCCAACCCCTCGCAGTACTTCCGCCGGAGGTACGTGTGGGAGTGGCCGATCCGGATCTTCCACTGGGTGAACGCGCTCAGCATCGCGGTGTTGTTCTCGACGGGGCTCTACATCGCCAGCCCCTTCCTGGCGCCCGCGGGCGAGGCGTGGCAGCACTTCGTGATGGGCACCGTGCGGAAGGTGCACTTTCTGTTCGCCTTCATCTTCGCGGTGAACTTCCTGTGGCGGATCGTGTGGTTCTGGATGGGGAACAACTACGCCCGGTCGGGCTTCCCGTTCGTGTGGAGCCGCCGCTGGTGGAACGACCTGTTCCGCCAGGTGCGCGACTACCTGCGGCTGGAGCGCGGCCACGTGCACATCGGGCACAACGCGCTGGGTGGCGTGGTCTACACCGTGTTCGTGATCCTGTGCGGCTGGGTGCAGATCTTCCTGGGGTTTGCGCTCTTCTCCGAGCACAACCCCGAGGGGTTCTACGGCAGGCTGTTCGGCTGGGTCATCCCCATGCTGGGCGGCTCGTTCCAGGTGCACATGTGGCATCACCTGACGGCGTGGATGTTCCTGTTCTTCACCATCATCCACATCTACATCGTGTTCTACGACGGACTGCAGTTCAAGAACGGGCTGGTGACGAGCATCGTGTCCGGCGAGAAGTTCTACCGCGAGGGAGACATTGACCACGAGCGCTGGCTCAGCTAG
- a CDS encoding nickel-dependent hydrogenase large subunit yields the protein MAQTIVVDPITRIEGHLRVEAMLDGNNRIEEAMSCGTMWRGIELILEGRDPRDAWAFCERICGVCTTVHALASVRSVEDALGIKVPQTAEIIRNIMFLTQYVQDHVIHFYHLHALDWVDIVSALKADPAKTAELAQAVSPSWPNATPGYYRDVAGTLKKFVESGQLGLFQNAYWGHPAYKLPPEANLMAVAHYLEALKWQKEIIKIHTIFGGKNPHPNYLVGGMACAIDLQSDNAINIERLNMVKGLIQEAVRVVEGMYLPDLLAVASFYPEWTTYGGGLGNYMVYGDVPQNGIKDPSKFRMPRGVILNKNLNEVLPVDPTAPDEVLEEIAHSWYKYPAGKAALHPYEGHTEAHYTGPKPPYQNLDGNAGYSWLKAPRWKGHAMEVGPLARMLVGFASGREDYKAVVTEALAALKVPATALFSTLGRTAARGLETRLAVRWLVEEYDHLVEHLKAGNTSTADTSKWEPDTWPKECKGFGFTEAPRGALGHWVRIKDQKIESYQIVVPSTWNASPKDAKGQRGAYEAALVGTPMANPKQPVEILRTIHSFDPCLACASHVLGPDGNVLAEIVVR from the coding sequence ATGGCGCAGACCATCGTTGTTGATCCGATCACGCGCATCGAGGGCCACCTCCGCGTCGAAGCGATGCTGGACGGGAACAACCGCATCGAGGAGGCGATGTCCTGCGGCACCATGTGGCGCGGGATCGAGCTGATCCTCGAGGGCCGCGACCCGCGCGACGCCTGGGCGTTCTGCGAGCGCATCTGCGGCGTGTGCACCACGGTGCACGCGCTGGCCTCGGTGCGCTCGGTGGAGGACGCGCTGGGCATCAAGGTCCCGCAGACGGCCGAGATCATCCGCAACATCATGTTCCTCACGCAGTACGTGCAGGACCACGTGATCCACTTCTACCACCTGCACGCGCTGGACTGGGTGGACATCGTCTCCGCGCTCAAGGCGGACCCGGCGAAGACCGCCGAGCTGGCGCAGGCGGTGTCGCCCTCCTGGCCCAACGCCACGCCCGGCTACTACCGCGACGTCGCGGGAACACTGAAGAAGTTCGTGGAGTCCGGGCAGCTGGGGCTGTTCCAGAACGCGTACTGGGGCCACCCGGCGTACAAGCTGCCGCCCGAGGCCAACCTCATGGCGGTCGCACACTACCTGGAAGCGCTCAAGTGGCAGAAGGAAATCATCAAGATCCACACCATCTTCGGCGGCAAGAACCCCCACCCCAACTACCTGGTGGGCGGCATGGCGTGCGCGATTGATCTACAAAGCGACAACGCCATCAACATCGAGCGCCTGAACATGGTGAAGGGGCTGATTCAGGAGGCCGTGCGCGTGGTGGAGGGCATGTACCTGCCCGACCTGCTCGCGGTGGCCTCGTTCTACCCCGAGTGGACCACCTACGGCGGCGGCCTCGGCAACTACATGGTCTACGGGGACGTGCCGCAGAACGGCATCAAGGACCCGTCCAAGTTCCGCATGCCGCGTGGCGTGATCCTGAACAAGAACCTCAACGAGGTGCTGCCGGTGGATCCCACGGCACCCGACGAGGTGCTGGAAGAGATCGCGCACTCCTGGTACAAGTACCCCGCCGGCAAGGCCGCGTTGCATCCGTACGAGGGCCACACCGAGGCCCACTACACCGGCCCCAAGCCGCCCTACCAGAACCTGGACGGCAACGCCGGCTATTCGTGGCTCAAAGCGCCCCGCTGGAAGGGCCACGCCATGGAAGTCGGGCCGCTGGCGCGGATGCTGGTGGGGTTCGCCAGCGGACGCGAGGACTACAAGGCGGTGGTCACCGAGGCGCTGGCCGCGCTGAAGGTGCCCGCCACCGCGCTGTTCTCCACGCTGGGCCGCACCGCCGCACGGGGCCTGGAGACGCGCCTGGCGGTGCGCTGGCTGGTGGAGGAGTACGACCACCTGGTGGAGCACCTGAAGGCCGGCAACACGTCCACCGCGGACACCTCGAAGTGGGAGCCGGACACCTGGCCGAAGGAGTGCAAGGGGTTCGGGTTCACCGAGGCGCCGCGCGGGGCGCTGGGCCACTGGGTGCGGATCAAGGACCAGAAGATCGAGTCCTACCAGATCGTGGTGCCGTCCACCTGGAACGCCTCCCCCAAGGACGCCAAGGGCCAGCGCGGCGCGTACGAGGCCGCGCTGGTGGGCACGCCGATGGCGAACCCGAAACAGCCGGTGGAGATCTTGAGGACCATCCACTCGTTCGACCCGTGCCTGGCGTGCGCATCCCACGTTCTCGGCCCCGACGGCAACGTCCTGGCCGAGATCGTGGTGCGCTAG
- a CDS encoding hydrogenase small subunit produces MVELRHPPSTYDILQLHGVDRRSFLKFCTLTAAMLGLESTMVPRVVEALENKPRIPVLWLHGLECTCCSESFIRSSHPIAQDVVLNMVSLDYDDTLQAAAGFQVEEIRKRIMQEYAGKYILAVEGNAPTKDGGVYCTVGGQTFQSILEETARDAYAVVAWGSCASNGCVQAAHPNPTGAKPIHELISGKPIIRVPGCPPIAEVMTGVLTYVLTFGRLPDLDRQGRPKMFYGTRLHDKCYRRSFFDAGQFVETWDDDAAKKGWCLYKMGCRGPTTYNSCSTFKWNNGVSWPVGSGHGCIGCSENDFWDNGPFYKRVTGIPVPGIEATPETVGKILATAAGVGVAAHLASFATKRGLEKSKGGAAASTPDSGGSGTKE; encoded by the coding sequence ATGGTTGAACTTCGTCACCCGCCCTCGACCTATGACATCCTGCAACTCCACGGTGTTGATCGCAGAAGCTTCCTCAAGTTCTGCACCCTCACGGCCGCGATGCTCGGGCTCGAATCCACGATGGTCCCGCGCGTCGTCGAGGCACTGGAGAACAAGCCGCGCATCCCGGTGCTGTGGCTCCACGGACTGGAGTGCACCTGCTGCAGCGAGTCGTTCATCCGCTCGTCGCACCCGATCGCACAGGACGTGGTGCTCAACATGGTCTCGCTCGACTATGACGACACGCTGCAGGCCGCGGCGGGTTTCCAGGTCGAGGAGATCCGCAAGCGCATCATGCAGGAGTACGCCGGCAAGTACATCCTGGCGGTGGAAGGCAACGCCCCCACCAAGGACGGCGGCGTGTACTGCACCGTGGGCGGCCAGACCTTCCAGAGCATCCTGGAAGAGACCGCCAGGGACGCCTACGCCGTGGTGGCGTGGGGCTCGTGCGCCTCGAACGGCTGCGTGCAGGCGGCGCACCCGAACCCCACCGGCGCCAAACCCATCCACGAGCTGATCAGCGGCAAGCCCATCATCCGCGTGCCGGGCTGCCCGCCGATCGCGGAAGTCATGACCGGGGTGCTCACCTACGTGCTCACCTTCGGCCGCCTGCCGGACCTCGACCGCCAGGGGCGGCCGAAGATGTTCTATGGCACCCGCCTCCACGACAAGTGCTACCGGCGCTCCTTCTTCGACGCGGGCCAGTTCGTGGAAACCTGGGACGACGACGCGGCCAAGAAGGGCTGGTGCCTCTACAAGATGGGCTGCCGCGGGCCGACAACCTACAACTCGTGCTCCACGTTCAAGTGGAACAACGGGGTGTCGTGGCCGGTGGGTTCGGGCCACGGGTGCATCGGTTGCTCGGAGAACGATTTCTGGGACAACGGCCCGTTCTACAAGCGCGTGACCGGCATCCCGGTCCCGGGCATCGAGGCCACCCCGGAGACGGTGGGCAAGATCCTCGCCACGGCGGCGGGCGTCGGCGTGGCCGCGCACCTCGCATCGTTTGCGACCAAGAGGGGCCTGGAGAAGTCGAAGGGGGGCGCGGCCGCAAGCACGCCCGACTCCGGCGGCTCCGGGACCAAGGAGTAG